A window of Hyperolius riggenbachi isolate aHypRig1 chromosome 1, aHypRig1.pri, whole genome shotgun sequence contains these coding sequences:
- the LOC137556602 gene encoding uncharacterized protein isoform X1 has protein sequence MRGRRRLEILLLAALLSAIGFWLSNTTADILSIFTGASATSAFSGSAARMPSLTRTYKSRIYNVTNPAETSAFQSSLTEETSEIPTEFSTFSEETSSNSTEPLLETHSSTVTYNSSTENLDTVWTTESPVTVQSTDGTTTLGNITETNSNSHTTNSTPILPLTDQPSDFTTAAMEDGKSVCIRTSSLTDAEVLAIAIGAVFLTIILSALLYQLVAFMSKKNVNMGSSIFIIENELTKHDLEANGLQPETKL, from the exons ATGAGAGGCAGACGCCGACTGGAGATCCTCCTATTAGCAG CTTTACTGAGTGCCATTGGTTTCTGGTTGAGTAACACTACAGCAGACATACTGTCCATATTTACCGGTGCATCTGCTACCAGTGCATTCAGTGGTTCTGCAGCTCGTATGCCTTCTCTGACAAGAACTTACAAAAGCAGAATTTACAACGTGACAAACCCTGCGGAAACAAGTGCATTTCAAAGCAGCTTAACCGAAGAGACTTCAGAAATTCCTACTGAATTTTCTACTTTCTCAGAAGAGACTTCTTCCAATTCAACAGAGCCTCTGCTAGAAACCCACTCTTCTACAGTAACATATAACTCCTCCACTGAAAACCTGGACACAGTGTGGACTACTGAGAGCCCAGTTACTGTACAGTCCACAGATGGAACCACTACTCTAGGAAATATTACTGAGACAAATTCAAATAGCCATACTACAAACTCAACTCCAATACTTCCTCTTACTGACCAGCCTTCAGACTTTACAACTGCtgcaatggaggatggaaaatctgTTTGCATTCGCACCTCATCTCTAACAGATGCTGAGGTCCTGGCAATTGCCATAGGAGCAGTGTTCCTCACTATTATACTAA GTGCTCTCCTCTACCAGTTAGTGGCATTCATGAGCAAGAAGAACGTCAACATGGGCAGCTCCATATTCATAATTGAAAATGAGCTCACCAAGCATGACTTAGAAGCAAATGGATTACAGCCAGAGACAAAACTGTAA
- the LOC137556602 gene encoding uncharacterized protein isoform X2 — MPSLTRTYKSRIYNVTNPAETSAFQSSLTEETSEIPTEFSTFSEETSSNSTEPLLETHSSTVTYNSSTENLDTVWTTESPVTVQSTDGTTTLGNITETNSNSHTTNSTPILPLTDQPSDFTTAAMEDGKSVCIRTSSLTDAEVLAIAIGAVFLTIILSALLYQLVAFMSKKNVNMGSSIFIIENELTKHDLEANGLQPETKL; from the exons ATGCCTTCTCTGACAAGAACTTACAAAAGCAGAATTTACAACGTGACAAACCCTGCGGAAACAAGTGCATTTCAAAGCAGCTTAACCGAAGAGACTTCAGAAATTCCTACTGAATTTTCTACTTTCTCAGAAGAGACTTCTTCCAATTCAACAGAGCCTCTGCTAGAAACCCACTCTTCTACAGTAACATATAACTCCTCCACTGAAAACCTGGACACAGTGTGGACTACTGAGAGCCCAGTTACTGTACAGTCCACAGATGGAACCACTACTCTAGGAAATATTACTGAGACAAATTCAAATAGCCATACTACAAACTCAACTCCAATACTTCCTCTTACTGACCAGCCTTCAGACTTTACAACTGCtgcaatggaggatggaaaatctgTTTGCATTCGCACCTCATCTCTAACAGATGCTGAGGTCCTGGCAATTGCCATAGGAGCAGTGTTCCTCACTATTATACTAA GTGCTCTCCTCTACCAGTTAGTGGCATTCATGAGCAAGAAGAACGTCAACATGGGCAGCTCCATATTCATAATTGAAAATGAGCTCACCAAGCATGACTTAGAAGCAAATGGATTACAGCCAGAGACAAAACTGTAA